A portion of the Cyanobacteriota bacterium genome contains these proteins:
- a CDS encoding COX15/CtaA family protein, which yields MANLTWHQPSSSKSVGSSLDCCLSAQESIRHLVMQMAVATLVLMAIGSATRVMNAGLACPDWPLCYGVLVPRQQMNIQVFLEWFHRLDASLIGVMAIGLAVRCWWQRHHLPQWTPWLATVALGLVVVQGLLGGLTVTELLRFDIVTAHLGTAQLFFTVLVVMAITLIPYQGTGTVGKLPWVALLSTLSVYLQSLSGGLVASRWALHQCFAQGELCVVMNAHVMGVAVPTVLTVTMVVLAHRTPALHPLLRRLATLAGVVLVLQVLLGVATFYLRLQVELLTVSHHTIGAMLLGILTAFTGLSLRDRIQAKGMAI from the coding sequence GGCTCTAGCCTAGACTGCTGTTTGAGTGCACAGGAAAGCATTCGTCACCTAGTTATGCAGATGGCAGTAGCTACCTTGGTCTTAATGGCGATCGGCAGTGCAACTCGCGTGATGAACGCAGGACTAGCCTGCCCTGACTGGCCACTCTGCTATGGTGTGCTTGTGCCTCGGCAACAGATGAACATACAGGTGTTTCTAGAGTGGTTTCATCGCCTAGATGCTTCTCTGATTGGCGTGATGGCGATCGGGCTGGCTGTTCGCTGTTGGTGGCAGCGTCATCACTTACCCCAGTGGACTCCTTGGCTAGCCACCGTAGCTTTAGGACTAGTTGTCGTTCAGGGACTGTTGGGCGGCCTAACGGTGACAGAGTTGCTCCGTTTTGATATCGTTACTGCTCACCTAGGCACAGCCCAGCTATTTTTTACAGTGCTCGTGGTGATGGCAATCACTCTTATACCTTACCAGGGCACTGGTACCGTTGGTAAGTTGCCCTGGGTAGCTCTGCTATCTACCTTGTCAGTGTACTTGCAAAGCCTGTCGGGTGGGTTAGTGGCTTCGCGTTGGGCATTGCACCAATGTTTTGCCCAGGGCGAATTGTGTGTGGTTATGAATGCCCATGTCATGGGAGTTGCGGTACCAACAGTCCTAACAGTGACTATGGTTGTGCTAGCTCATCGTACCCCTGCTCTACATCCGCTATTGCGAAGGTTAGCGACCTTGGCAGGTGTTGTCCTCGTGCTTCAGGTTTTGCTGGGTGTTGCCACGTTTTATCTGCGTTTGCAAGTAGAACTGCTAACTGTAAGCCATCATACGATCGGCGCTATGTTGCTAGGCATTTTGACAGCATTTACTGGATTGTCTCTGCGCGATCGTATTCAAGCTAAGGGCATGGCTATCTAG